Proteins from a genomic interval of Dehalococcoidia bacterium:
- the dnaA gene encoding chromosomal replication initiator protein DnaA — protein MEGRAMVNGVGPARTAREIWQTALGQLELQVNRTSYLTYLKDTTGYSFDGQCFTIVAPNTFARDWLDGRLASTVKRTLIDIVGAPVDVRFVVRPEETTSRAPSTPLEEWADSQPLAVRKARLNPRYTFDSFIVGASNRLAHAAAEAVAAQPGSAYNPLFIWGGVGLGKTHLLHAIGHRVEARGLSVIYVTSETFTNEFIRAIRDRQNDAFREKYRSVDLLLIDDIQFLATKEQTQEEFFHTFNDLHSNGKQIVITSDRSPKVMPSLEDRLRSRFEWGLIADIEAPDFETRVAILEKKARDCNAQVPREVLELIAHKFQNNIRELEGSLNKALMFARTHGVPLTLEVAHQALLGGTQTINRRRVITPRLVIETVAAYYRVDPSDLRGKRRDQHITHPRHVAMYIIREETQCTYQEIGAELGKRDHSTVMHGCERIASELKTNQQLVREVNEIRTLLYQQGSGGIK, from the coding sequence GTGGAGGGTCGTGCGATGGTGAACGGCGTCGGGCCAGCGCGGACAGCGCGCGAGATCTGGCAAACCGCGCTGGGGCAACTCGAACTCCAAGTCAACCGGACCAGCTACCTCACCTATCTGAAAGACACGACCGGGTACAGCTTCGACGGACAGTGCTTCACGATCGTCGCCCCGAACACTTTTGCCCGAGATTGGCTTGACGGCCGCCTCGCCTCGACCGTGAAGCGGACGCTCATCGACATCGTGGGCGCTCCGGTTGATGTCCGCTTTGTCGTGCGGCCAGAGGAGACAACCTCGCGCGCCCCCTCCACCCCCCTCGAAGAGTGGGCGGACTCTCAGCCGCTTGCCGTGCGCAAAGCGCGGCTGAACCCTCGCTACACCTTCGACTCCTTCATCGTCGGCGCGAGCAACCGCCTCGCTCATGCCGCTGCCGAAGCTGTCGCCGCCCAACCGGGGAGCGCCTACAACCCCCTCTTCATCTGGGGGGGCGTCGGGCTGGGCAAAACGCATCTCCTCCACGCGATCGGGCACCGCGTCGAAGCGCGGGGGCTATCGGTGATCTATGTCACCTCCGAAACGTTCACGAACGAGTTCATCCGAGCGATCCGCGACCGGCAGAACGACGCCTTTCGAGAAAAATACCGCAGCGTCGACTTGCTTCTCATCGACGACATTCAGTTCCTCGCCACCAAAGAGCAGACGCAGGAAGAGTTTTTCCATACCTTCAACGACCTGCATAGCAATGGCAAGCAAATCGTCATCACCTCAGACCGCTCGCCGAAGGTGATGCCGTCTCTCGAAGATCGGCTGCGATCGCGGTTCGAATGGGGACTGATCGCCGATATCGAAGCGCCCGACTTCGAGACAAGAGTGGCAATCCTCGAAAAGAAGGCGCGCGACTGCAACGCCCAAGTACCTCGCGAAGTGCTCGAGCTGATCGCGCACAAGTTCCAGAACAACATCCGCGAACTGGAAGGCTCGCTTAACAAGGCGCTGATGTTCGCGCGCACCCACGGCGTCCCGCTCACGCTCGAGGTCGCGCATCAAGCGCTCTTGGGGGGCACCCAGACAATCAACCGCCGGCGGGTCATCACGCCGCGGCTCGTCATTGAAACTGTCGCCGCCTATTACCGTGTCGACCCGAGCGACCTCCGCGGCAAGCGCCGGGATCAGCACATCACTCATCCGCGCCACGTCGCGATGTACATCATCCGCGAAGAGACGCAGTGCACCTATCAGGAGATCGGGGCTGAGCTCGGCAAGCGCGACCACTCCACCGTTATGCACGGCTGCGAGCGGATTGCCTCAGAGCTGAAAACAAACCAGCAGCTTGTGCGCGAGGTGAACGAGATCCGCACGCTGCTCTATCAGCAAGGGAGCGGGGGGATCAAATAG
- a CDS encoding MmgE/PrpD family protein: protein MTDRTLSHQLAEFAASVTFETLPPPVVSSVKDRILDTIGICLAAAAEGLADGVIALAEAWGGREEAGIVGRAGRFPAPVAAQVNGTLAHSLDFDDTHLPSILHPSASIVPATLALAEAVGASGRDAIAAAAVGIEVCVRIGMGGQLPEGNVWFDRGWHTTAICGTMGAAALGAKLLGLGVDGIRNALGIAASFASGVIEANRTGGSVKRLHCGWAAHSGLLAAFLAKAGYTGPPTVLEGRFGLYNAFIDARFDPANVVGGLGEEWSIPKIFYKPYPANHYTHGGIDAAIAIRRKYGPLDPDQVERIELGVAGPTLRTIGQPREEKIRPQSGYHAQFSGPFTVATALLGGSGLGVSFDDFTDEKARDPRVLALAAKVEPYADPEADAIYPYQFPAIVRVHFRDGRVVEERVMANRGGPDNPLSPEELRLKFMINATRLVTAERAEQLAEAILALDERGLPVDIVALARPAI, encoded by the coding sequence ATGACCGACCGGACGCTCAGCCACCAGCTCGCCGAATTTGCTGCCTCCGTCACCTTTGAAACGCTGCCCCCGCCAGTGGTGAGCAGTGTCAAAGATCGGATCCTCGACACCATCGGCATCTGTCTTGCCGCTGCCGCTGAAGGGCTGGCCGACGGCGTGATCGCTCTCGCGGAGGCGTGGGGGGGACGGGAGGAGGCGGGGATAGTCGGGCGGGCCGGCCGCTTCCCCGCGCCGGTCGCGGCGCAGGTGAACGGCACGCTCGCTCACAGCCTCGATTTCGACGATACCCATCTCCCGTCGATTCTCCATCCGAGCGCGTCGATTGTTCCGGCAACGCTCGCCTTGGCAGAAGCGGTTGGGGCGAGCGGGCGCGACGCGATCGCTGCCGCCGCAGTGGGGATCGAGGTCTGCGTTCGCATCGGAATGGGCGGGCAGCTGCCGGAGGGGAATGTCTGGTTCGACAGAGGATGGCATACCACCGCGATCTGCGGAACGATGGGCGCGGCTGCCCTTGGGGCGAAGCTGCTTGGGCTCGGCGTGGATGGCATTCGAAACGCGCTTGGGATCGCTGCCAGCTTCGCGAGCGGCGTGATCGAGGCGAACCGCACTGGCGGGTCGGTCAAGCGGCTGCACTGCGGCTGGGCGGCGCACAGCGGGCTCCTCGCTGCCTTCTTGGCCAAAGCGGGCTATACCGGGCCGCCGACCGTCCTAGAAGGCCGGTTCGGCCTCTATAACGCGTTCATCGATGCTCGGTTCGACCCGGCGAATGTCGTCGGCGGGCTGGGCGAGGAGTGGTCAATCCCGAAGATCTTCTACAAGCCCTATCCTGCCAACCACTACACCCACGGCGGGATCGACGCCGCCATCGCAATCCGGCGAAAGTATGGTCCGCTCGACCCCGACCAAGTCGAGCGGATCGAGCTTGGCGTTGCCGGCCCGACCCTCCGGACGATCGGTCAGCCGCGCGAGGAGAAGATCCGCCCCCAGAGCGGCTACCATGCGCAGTTCAGCGGACCGTTCACAGTCGCAACCGCCCTCCTCGGCGGGAGCGGGCTTGGGGTTTCGTTCGACGATTTCACCGATGAAAAGGCGCGCGACCCCCGGGTGCTTGCGCTTGCCGCGAAGGTCGAGCCGTATGCCGACCCGGAGGCAGACGCGATCTATCCGTACCAGTTTCCCGCGATCGTGCGGGTCCACTTCCGCGATGGCCGGGTGGTTGAGGAACGAGTGATGGCAAACCGCGGCGGGCCAGACAACCCGCTCTCCCCCGAAGAATTGCGCCTGAAATTCATGATCAACGCGACGCGGCTTGTCACTGCGGAACGCGCCGAACAGCTCGCGGAGGCGATCCTCGCGCTTGACGAGCGGGGTCTGCCGGTCGACATTGTCGCCCTTGCGCGCCCGGCTATTTGA
- a CDS encoding cyclase family protein, with product MTGASWQTLLQSSRVFDLSHPLEPTIPVSPNHPGFRMALLRRHGDSVRADGVTAANEMMVLGGHTGTHIDALAHVGFRGMLHGGVDAAEAQTGGRFKQLGVETIAPMLCRGLLLDVAGARGVATLPPAEKITAEELRAVARRQGIGEPQPGDVVLIRSGWARHWSEPETYLGHESGVPGPDVSAAEWLAERRVRATGHDSMAYEWLAPGAGHSLLPAHKVLLVDAGIYILENVNLEALAAAGVYEFLFICIPLRLVGATGCPVRPLAVAA from the coding sequence ATGACAGGAGCCTCCTGGCAAACGCTTCTGCAATCCAGTCGGGTGTTCGACCTCAGTCACCCGCTCGAGCCGACGATCCCGGTCTCGCCGAACCATCCCGGCTTCCGAATGGCGTTGCTTCGGCGTCATGGCGACTCGGTGCGCGCCGACGGGGTGACCGCCGCGAACGAGATGATGGTGCTTGGTGGTCATACCGGCACGCACATCGATGCCCTGGCCCACGTCGGCTTTAGGGGCATGCTGCATGGCGGCGTTGATGCGGCGGAGGCGCAGACTGGGGGGCGGTTCAAGCAGCTCGGGGTCGAGACGATCGCGCCGATGCTCTGCCGCGGCCTCCTGCTCGATGTCGCGGGGGCGCGCGGCGTCGCCACGCTCCCGCCGGCGGAGAAAATCACGGCCGAGGAGCTGCGCGCGGTGGCGCGTCGGCAAGGGATCGGGGAGCCCCAGCCCGGGGATGTGGTGCTGATCCGGTCGGGCTGGGCGCGGCACTGGAGCGAGCCGGAGACCTATCTCGGCCACGAGAGCGGCGTGCCGGGGCCAGATGTCTCGGCGGCCGAATGGCTGGCCGAGCGCCGGGTGCGCGCGACCGGCCATGACTCGATGGCCTACGAATGGCTGGCGCCAGGAGCAGGGCATAGCCTGCTGCCTGCTCATAAAGTGCTCCTCGTCGACGCCGGCATTTATATCCTCGAAAACGTGAACCTCGAGGCACTGGCGGCAGCGGGCGTCTACGAGTTTCTCTTCATCTGCATTCCGCTTCGCCTTGTCGGCGCGACAGGCTGCCCGGTGCGGCCGCTGGCGGTGGCGGCATGA